From a single Drosophila sulfurigaster albostrigata strain 15112-1811.04 chromosome 3, ASM2355843v2, whole genome shotgun sequence genomic region:
- the LOC133846287 gene encoding cytochrome c oxidase assembly factor 3, mitochondrial: MSASDQAPKIKYGESAPKLDRAQLQFMKLIEEQNFDRVQKLKRVRRNNLLTAGALGLSVVAIYGYSIFSVQQEKFLDDFEEPKKVTTN; this comes from the coding sequence ATGTCGGCATCGGATCAAGCACCCAAAATCAAGTACGGCGAATCCGCACCAAAGCTAGACAGAGCCCAGCTGCAGTTCATGAAACTGATCGAGGAGCAAAACTTTGATCGTGTGCAGAAATTAAAGCGCGTGCGACGCAATAACCTCCTCACTGCCGGCGCTTTGGGACTGTCTGTGGTGGCCATTTACGGCTATTCAATATTCTCGGTGCAGCAGGAGAAGTTCCTCGACGATTTCGAGGAGCCCAAGAAAGTGACAACCAACTAA
- the LOC133846284 gene encoding F-box only protein 25: MAFISKDFRSPGEAWVKTEEGWERKKVLECGGKRKRHSSEGSISDLGISGEGENDEVGCMPPHYHITIRCTREIAGFNGLTEAVKRLDFRRSVRDRKRFHYICAFLLLVSNKGIASLPGSAQRQLLQMVEEVASHVNDSQQHPNVLRGLALKLEHIVNQENQKCWGKPLGSTYLWQEHVARIKRIQRVASQIEIREPDPKATPKLHELPEECVREIILCIADHRDLESAAEAWETMAKLVSEQRIWRELTRFHFNQRQINTILDLDKIKQMGETKDWKQIYHQLRRTYGVNDDYQFAEVLALCRSCCCLFWPSDGHPCIVDQSPDYKQRVEEAGGQLALAQPVPPAQFLKYFSL, from the exons ATGGCGTTCATTTCGAAAGATTTTCGCTCACCTGGCGAGGCTTGGGTCAAGACCGAGGAGGGCTGGGAGCGCAAAAAGGTGCTCGAATGCGGTGGCAAACGCAAGCG tCATAGCTCTGAGGGCAGCATCTCAGACCTGGGCATCAGTGGCGAGGGAGAGAACGACGAGGTGGGATGCATGCCACCGCATTATCACATCACGATACGCTGCACACGGGAGATTGCAGGTTTCAATGGGTTAACCGAGGCAGTGAAGCGTCTTGACTTCCGTCGCTCGGTGCGTGATCGCAAGCGCTTCCACTACATCTGTGCATTCCTGCTGCTCGTCTCCAACAAGGGCATTGCCAGCCTGCCAGGCAGTGCACAGCGTCAGTTGCTCCAAATGGTGGAGGAGGTGGCCTCACATG TCAATgacagccagcagcatccGAATGTGCTGCGTGGATTGGCATTGAAGCTGGAGCACATTGTCAACCAGGAGAACCAAAAGTGCTGGGGAAAACCGTTGGGCAGCACCTATCTGTGGCAGGAGCATGTGGCCCGGATTAAGCGCATTCAACGCGTCGCCAGTCAGATTGAAATCCGCGAGCCCGATCCAAAGGCAACGCCCAAGCTGCACGAGCTGCCCGAGGAGTGTGTGCGCGAGATCATTTTGTGCATTGCCGATCATCGGGATCTGGAGTCGGCTGCTGAGGCCTGGGAGACAATGGCTAAGCTGGTGTCGGAGCAACGCATCTGGCGCGAACTGACACGCTTCCACTTCAATCAGCGACAGATCAACACCATCCTGGACCTGGACAAGATCAAGCAGATGGGCGAGACCAAAGACTGGAAACAGATCTATCATCAGCTGCGACGCACCTACGGCGTCAACGATGACTATCAGTTCGCCGAGGTGCTGGCCCTGTGCcgctcctgctgctgcctcttctGGCCCTCCGATGGTCATCCGTGCATTGTCGATCAGAGTCCCGACTACAAGCAACGTGTCGAGGAGGCTGGCGGCCAATTGGCGCTGGCTCAGCCTGTGCCGCCGGCACAGTTCTTGAAGTACTTCTCATTGTAA
- the LOC133846283 gene encoding 2-(3-amino-3-carboxypropyl)histidine synthase subunit 1 — translation MLDIVQPSEQLDSSNNNNEVVVIRAKPKKVFKPKARINRIPQELLDDPLLQRAIDRLPSNYNFELHKTIWRIRETKAKRVALQLPEGLLMYAMVISDIIERFTSADTVIMGDVTYGACCVDDYTAQALGAELLVHYGHSCLIPVDQTCGIKVLYIFVDIKIDPLHFLDSVKLNFKPDVGQIALVSTIQFVTTLQAASAELKAAGYDVLVPQAKPLSPGEILGCTSPQLPETTQMIIYLGDGRFHLESAMIANPLLKAYKYDPYEKKFTVEHYDHGAMQGLRHSAVKQAKQAKRIAIILGTLGRQGSSRVHRFLEKRLHAKGIETTTILLSEIFPQKLALFADIDAFVQIACPRLSIDWGSAFEKPLLNPYELSVVLGDIEWTPDNASPRNNAYPMDFYASGSLGPWTPNFKPPALGECENRPSADCCGRCTRAELEKDDTGKAAALADLLDFKKG, via the exons ATGTTGGACATTGTCCAACCCAGCGAACAgctcgacagcagcaacaacaacaatgaagtGGTTGTTATTCGTGCCAAGCCCAAGAAGGTGTTCAAGCCCAAGGCGCGCATCAATCGCATACCCCAGGAGCTTCTCGATGATCCGCTCCTGCAACGCGCCATCGATCGCCTGCCCTCGAACTACAACTTTGAACTACACAAGACCATTTGGCGCATCCGCGAGACGAAGGCAAAACGTGTGGCGCTGCAGCTGCCAGAGGGTCTGTTGATGTACGCCATGGTTATCAGTGATATTATTGAACGCTTCACTAGCGCCGACACCGTCATCATGGGCGATGTCACATATGGAGCCTGCTGTGTGGATGATTACACAGCACAAGCTTTGGGCGCCGAACTGTTGGTGCATTATGGCCACAGTTGTCTCATTCCCGTTGATCAGACGTGTGGCATTAAGGTGCTCTACATATTTGTGGACATCAAAATTGATCCATTGCATTTCCTGGACTCTGTTAAGCTGAACTTTAAGCCCGATGTCGGACAAATTGCCCTGGTCAGCACGATACAGTTTGTCACAACACTTCAGGCAGCTTCCGCCGAGTTAAAAGCAGCCGGTTATGACGTGCTGGTGCCACAGGCCAAACCTCTCAGCCCAGGAGAAATATTGGGTTGCACATCACCACAGCTGCCGGAGACAACACAAATGATTATCTACCTGGGTGACGGACGCTTCCACTTGGAGTCTGCCATGATTGCCAACCCGCTGCTAAAG GCTTACAAATACGATCCGTATGAGAAGAAGTTCACCGTAGAGCATTACGATCACGGCGCCATGCAGGGACTGCGACATTCGGCCGTGAAGCAAGCCAAGCAGGCCAAACGCATTGCTATCATACTGGGCACTCTGGGCAGGCAGGGCAGTTCGCGTGTACATCGCTTCTTGGAGAAGCGACTGCACGCCAAGGGCATTGAGACGACCACCATACTGCTGTCGGAGATCTTTCCGCAGAAACTCGCGCTGTTCGCTGACATTGATGCATTTGTGCAGATTGCCTGCCCGCGTCTGTCCATCGACTGGGGATCAGCTTTTGAGAAGCCATTGCTGAATCCCTATGAATTGTCCGTGGTCCTCGGTGACATTGAATGGACACCTGACAACGCATCGCCTCGCAATAACGCATATCCCATGGACTTCTACGCTAGCGGTAGTCTGGGCCCTTGGACGCCCAACTTTAAGCCACCAGCGCTCGGCGAGTGCGAGAATCGCCCATCTGCCGACTGCTGTGGCCGCTGCACACGTGCCGAGCTAGAGAAGGATGATACTGGCAAGGCGGCGGCATTGGCAGACCTATTGGATTTCAAAAAGGGATAA
- the LOC133846282 gene encoding dynein axonemal intermediate chain 2 isoform X1 — protein MEYIFKKERRTFGTRVHFEDKDEVIFSENSNPELVKSYILKNPVDRVTQYAGQTSLSVANTERATYKSTGITHNEGGWPKDINMHDPEQTVRYKRKIEKDENYITQVMNLTKPMEHYIHQNNAVNIYENYFENMDPAPLPEPCKSRTVNVYRDPNPVKVPVKHLSWSPDGGIKMAVSHCDMKFQGDKTGQRCNSYIWEVENPNEPFLTLEPKVPCVCLEYNQKDPTSLVSGMYNGQVAAWDTRHGKHPVMISEREVCHRDPVNSVLWNNSKSGTEFFSGGSDGQVLWWDTRKLSEPLDRLLMDPVKSDEQDLSRSYGISVLEYETTIPTRFMAGTEMGMLFSCNRKGKTPTEKIQIRMMCHLGPVYAITRNPAFVKNFLTVGDWCARIWSEDCRESSIIWTKSSSSMLTDGAWSYTKVSQFFITRMDGVLDTWDLLQQQNEPVLTVKVCDEPLYCVRTNENGKFVSCGSKLGATFLIEVSDNMVMSSKNDKPLLTAMFERENRREKILEAKSRESKLKIKANHGQEQADMTMLNGKVNMAPFASACEQAATEYFAAVEQERLRRLPGGKQDVEEVDVSEAESSKL, from the exons ATggaatacatatttaaaaaggaGCGTCGCACATTTGGGACACGTGTTCATTTCGAGGATAAGGATGAGGTGATATTCAGCGAAAACTCCAATCCAGAGTTGGTCAAGAGCTACATTCTAAAGAATCCCGTGGACCGCGTTACACAATATGCTGGCCAGACATCGCTTAGTGTGGCAAATACCGAACGTGCCACATACAAGAGCACAGGCATTACGCACAATGAGGGCGGCTGGCCAAAGGACATCAATATGCATGATCCAGAGCAGACGGTGCGCTACAAGCGTAAAATCGAAAAGGATGAGAATTACATAACGCAAGTGATGAATTTAACAAAGCCCATGGAACACTACATACATCAGAACAATGCTGTCAACATCTATGAGAATTACTTTGAGAATATGGATCCAGCACCATTGCCCGAACCATGCAAATCGCGCACTGTCAACGTCTACCGAGATCCCAATCCTGTCAAGGTTCCGGTGAAGCATCTATCCTGGTCACCGGATGGTGGCATCAAAATGGCAGTTAGCCATTGTGACATGAAGTTCCAAGGCGATAAGACGGGACAGCGTTGCAATTCGTACATATGGGAAGTGGAGAATCCCAACGAGCCGTTTCTAACACTTGAGCCAAAGGTGCCGTGCGTTTGTCTCGAATACAATCAAAAGGATCCAACGAGTCTGGTCAGTGGCATGTACAATGGTCAGGTGGCTGCCTGGGATACGCGCCATGGCAAGCATCCGGTGATGATCAGTGAACGTGAGGTCTGTCATCGAGATCCCGTCAATTCGGTGCTGTGGAACAACTCGAAAAGCGGCACCGAGTTTTTCTCAGGTGGCTCCGATGGTCAAGTGCTTTGGTGGGATACACGCAAGCTGAGTGAACCATTGGATCGATTGCTCATGGATCCCGTGAAGAGTGATGAGCAGGATCTTTCGCGTTCCTATGGCATCTCGGTGTTAGAATACGAAACAACTATTCCTACAAGATTCATGGCGGGTACAGAGATGGGAATGCTCTTCTCCTGCAATCGCAAGGGCAAAACGCCAACCGAGAAGATACAAATACGC ATGATGTGCCATTTGGGACCCGTTTATGCCATCACACGCAATCCGGCATTTGTGAAGAACTTTCTCACTGTTGGCGATTGGTGTGCTCGCATTTGGTCTGAGGATTGCCGAGAGAGTTCGATTATCTGGACTAAGAGTAGTTCCTCCATGCTGACAGATGGTGCCTGGAGCTATACCAA GGTATCGCAGTTCTTCATCACCCGCATGGACGGAGTGCTAGACACTTGGGATCTGCTACAGCAGCAGAATGAGCCGGTACTGACAGTGAAAGTCTGCGATGAACCGCTCTATTGTGTGAGGACCAACGAGAACGGTAAGTTCGTTAGCTGTGGCAGCAAACTGGGCGCCACATTCCTGATTGAAGTGTCCGACAACATGGTCATGTCATCCAAGAATGATAAGCCGCTACTCACGGCG ATGTTTGAGCGTGAAAACCGACGTGAGAAGATCTTGGAAGCCAAGTCCAGGGAAAGCAAGCTGAAAATTAAGGCAAATCATGGACAGGAACAAGCCGACATGACCATGCTGAATGGAAAAGTCAACATGGCGCCTTTTGCCAGTGCCTGTGAACAAGCAGCCACGGAATACTTTGCCGCTGTGGAACAGGAACGTTTGAGACGTCTGCCCGGAGGCAAGC AGGATGTGGAGGAGGTTGATGTGTCAGAGGCAGAAAGCTCAAAATTGTAG
- the LOC133846282 gene encoding dynein axonemal intermediate chain 2 isoform X2, which yields MEYIFKKERRTFGTRVHFEDKDEVIFSENSNPELVKSYILKNPVDRVTQYAGQTSLSVANTERATYKSTGITHNEGGWPKDINMHDPEQTVRYKRKIEKDENYITQVMNLTKPMEHYIHQNNAVNIYENYFENMDPAPLPEPCKSRTVNVYRDPNPVKVPVKHLSWSPDGGIKMAVSHCDMKFQGDKTGQRCNSYIWEVENPNEPFLTLEPKVPCVCLEYNQKDPTSLVSGMYNGQVAAWDTRHGKHPVMISEREVCHRDPVNSVLWNNSKSGTEFFSGGSDGQVLWWDTRKLSEPLDRLLMDPVKSDEQDLSRSYGISVLEYETTIPTRFMAGTEMGMLFSCNRKGKTPTEKIQIRMMCHLGPVYAITRNPAFVKNFLTVGDWCARIWSEDCRESSIIWTKSSSSMLTDGAWSYTKVSQFFITRMDGVLDTWDLLQQQNEPVLTVKVCDEPLYCVRTNENGKFVSCGSKLGATFLIEVSDNMVMSSKNDKPLLTAMFERENRREKILEAKSRESKLKIKANHGQEQADMTMLNGKVNMAPFASACEQAATEYFAAVEQERLRRLPGGKRRGCGGG from the exons ATggaatacatatttaaaaaggaGCGTCGCACATTTGGGACACGTGTTCATTTCGAGGATAAGGATGAGGTGATATTCAGCGAAAACTCCAATCCAGAGTTGGTCAAGAGCTACATTCTAAAGAATCCCGTGGACCGCGTTACACAATATGCTGGCCAGACATCGCTTAGTGTGGCAAATACCGAACGTGCCACATACAAGAGCACAGGCATTACGCACAATGAGGGCGGCTGGCCAAAGGACATCAATATGCATGATCCAGAGCAGACGGTGCGCTACAAGCGTAAAATCGAAAAGGATGAGAATTACATAACGCAAGTGATGAATTTAACAAAGCCCATGGAACACTACATACATCAGAACAATGCTGTCAACATCTATGAGAATTACTTTGAGAATATGGATCCAGCACCATTGCCCGAACCATGCAAATCGCGCACTGTCAACGTCTACCGAGATCCCAATCCTGTCAAGGTTCCGGTGAAGCATCTATCCTGGTCACCGGATGGTGGCATCAAAATGGCAGTTAGCCATTGTGACATGAAGTTCCAAGGCGATAAGACGGGACAGCGTTGCAATTCGTACATATGGGAAGTGGAGAATCCCAACGAGCCGTTTCTAACACTTGAGCCAAAGGTGCCGTGCGTTTGTCTCGAATACAATCAAAAGGATCCAACGAGTCTGGTCAGTGGCATGTACAATGGTCAGGTGGCTGCCTGGGATACGCGCCATGGCAAGCATCCGGTGATGATCAGTGAACGTGAGGTCTGTCATCGAGATCCCGTCAATTCGGTGCTGTGGAACAACTCGAAAAGCGGCACCGAGTTTTTCTCAGGTGGCTCCGATGGTCAAGTGCTTTGGTGGGATACACGCAAGCTGAGTGAACCATTGGATCGATTGCTCATGGATCCCGTGAAGAGTGATGAGCAGGATCTTTCGCGTTCCTATGGCATCTCGGTGTTAGAATACGAAACAACTATTCCTACAAGATTCATGGCGGGTACAGAGATGGGAATGCTCTTCTCCTGCAATCGCAAGGGCAAAACGCCAACCGAGAAGATACAAATACGC ATGATGTGCCATTTGGGACCCGTTTATGCCATCACACGCAATCCGGCATTTGTGAAGAACTTTCTCACTGTTGGCGATTGGTGTGCTCGCATTTGGTCTGAGGATTGCCGAGAGAGTTCGATTATCTGGACTAAGAGTAGTTCCTCCATGCTGACAGATGGTGCCTGGAGCTATACCAA GGTATCGCAGTTCTTCATCACCCGCATGGACGGAGTGCTAGACACTTGGGATCTGCTACAGCAGCAGAATGAGCCGGTACTGACAGTGAAAGTCTGCGATGAACCGCTCTATTGTGTGAGGACCAACGAGAACGGTAAGTTCGTTAGCTGTGGCAGCAAACTGGGCGCCACATTCCTGATTGAAGTGTCCGACAACATGGTCATGTCATCCAAGAATGATAAGCCGCTACTCACGGCG ATGTTTGAGCGTGAAAACCGACGTGAGAAGATCTTGGAAGCCAAGTCCAGGGAAAGCAAGCTGAAAATTAAGGCAAATCATGGACAGGAACAAGCCGACATGACCATGCTGAATGGAAAAGTCAACATGGCGCCTTTTGCCAGTGCCTGTGAACAAGCAGCCACGGAATACTTTGCCGCTGTGGAACAGGAACGTTTGAGACGTCTGCCCGGAGGCAAGCGTAG AGGATGTGGAGGAGGTTGA